A window of Diorhabda carinulata isolate Delta chromosome 7, icDioCari1.1, whole genome shotgun sequence contains these coding sequences:
- the LOC130896299 gene encoding piercer of microtubule wall 1 protein, giving the protein MDLNCPGLHNRTDSNIRTSDFYKTCQLPKRFDHPSWFYGYGLQKSPPDHPFYRTTSSDYGRYPPTIHTVPTSFYPTCQEFSKALAKAGNYKNYSLNTGLDRTYC; this is encoded by the exons atgGATTTGAATTGTCCCGGTTTACATAATCGAACCGATTCAAACATAAGAACCTcggatttttataaaacttgtcAACTACCCAAAAGATTTGATCATCCGTCTTGGTTTTATGGTTATGGTCTACAAAAATCTCCACCAGATCATCCTTTTTATAGAACAACTTCTAGTGATTATGGAAG GTATCCTCCAACAATTCACACCGTTCCCACTTCGTTTTATCCGACTTGTCAGGAATTCAGCAAGGCGCTCGCTAAGGCGGGCAACTACAAGAATTACTCTTTGAACACGGGGTTGGATCGAACGTACTGCTGA